Proteins from one Bacteroides zhangwenhongii genomic window:
- a CDS encoding polyprenol monophosphomannose synthase, whose translation MQTSDSIVIIPTYNERENIENIIRAVFGLPKVFHILVIEDGSPDGTATIVKTLQQEFPERLFMIERKGKLGLGTAYITGFKWALEHTYEYIFEMDADFSHNPNDLPRLYQACAEQGGDVSIGSRYVSGVNVVNWPMGRVLMSYFASKYVRFITGIPVHDTTAGFVCYRRQVLETIDLDHIRFKGYAFQIEMKFTAYKCGFKIIEVPVIFINRELGTSKMNSSIFGEAIFGVIKLKVNSWFHKFPQKK comes from the coding sequence ATGCAGACATCAGACAGCATTGTAATTATTCCTACTTATAACGAACGAGAGAATATCGAAAATATTATCCGTGCCGTTTTCGGACTTCCCAAAGTATTCCATATTCTGGTAATAGAAGACGGTTCGCCCGACGGAACGGCAACTATTGTAAAAACCCTGCAACAAGAGTTTCCCGAACGCTTGTTTATGATCGAGCGTAAAGGGAAGTTAGGATTAGGAACCGCCTACATCACCGGATTCAAATGGGCATTGGAACATACATACGAATATATTTTTGAGATGGACGCTGATTTCAGCCATAATCCGAACGATTTGCCCCGTCTGTACCAGGCCTGTGCGGAACAGGGAGGCGACGTATCCATCGGTTCCCGGTACGTCAGTGGGGTAAATGTAGTAAACTGGCCGATGGGGCGGGTACTCATGTCCTATTTCGCTTCCAAATACGTGCGGTTTATCACAGGAATTCCCGTGCACGATACCACCGCCGGATTCGTCTGCTACCGTCGCCAGGTATTGGAAACGATAGATTTAGACCACATCCGCTTCAAAGGATACGCCTTTCAGATTGAAATGAAATTCACGGCTTATAAGTGCGGCTTCAAAATCATTGAGGTCCCGGTGATATTCATCAATCGCGAATTGGGTACTTCCAAGATGAATAGCAGCATCTTTGGAGAAGCCATATTCGGTGTGATTAAATTAAAAGTAAATAGTTGGTTCCATAAATTCCCGCAAAAGAAATGA
- the mfd gene encoding transcription-repair coupling factor — MTITELQQQYAAHPNTAVMKRLLKDTSVQTVFCGGLYASAASLFSSVLVQEGGCPFVFILGDLEEAGYFYHDLTQILGSETVLFFPSSFRRSIKYGQKDAANEILRTEVLSRLQKGEKGLCIVTYPDALAEKVVSRKELSNKTLKLSVGEKVDTTFITDVLHSYGFEYVDYVYEPGQYAVRGSIIDVFSFASEYPYRIDFFGDEVESVRTFEVESQLSREKKKEVSIVPDLAVTGEVTTSFLDFIPKETVLAMRDFLWLRERIQVVHDEALTPQAIAVQEAEENGGITLEGKLIDGSEFTVRALDFRRLEFGNKPTGTPEASVSFSTSAQPIFHKNFDLVASSFKEYLEKGYLLYICSDSTKQTDRIKAIFEDRGDKIQFTPVERTIHEGFVDNTLRLCVFTDHQLFDRFHKYNLKSDKARSGKVALSLKELNQFTPGDYVVHTDHGIGRFSGLVRIPNGDTTQEVLKLVFQNDDVVFVSIHSLHKVSKYKGKEGEAPRLNKLGTGAWEKLKERTKSKIKDIARDLIKLYSQRRQEKGFSYSPDSFLQRELEASFIYEDTPDQSKATIDVKADMESDRPMDRLVCGDVGFGKTEVAIRAAFKAVADNKQVAVLVPTTVLAYQHFQTFRDRLKGLPCRVEYLSRARTAAQSKAVLKGLKEGDVNILIGTHRILGKDVQFKDLGLLIVDEEQKFGVSVKEKLRQLKVNVDTLTMTATPIPRTLQFSLMGARDLSVISTPPPNRYPIQTEVHTFNEEVITDAINFEMSRNGQVFFVNNRIANLPELKAMIERHIPDCRVAIGHGQMEPAQLEKIILDFVNYDYDVLLATTIIESGIDIPNANTIIINQAQNFGLSDLHQMRGRVGRSNKKAFCYLLAPPLSSLTAEGKRRLQAIENFSDLGSGIHIAMQDLDIRGAGNLLGAEQSGFVADLGYETYQKILSEAVHELKNDEFADLYAEEIKGEGQISGEGFVDECQVESDLELLLPANYVTGSSERMLLYRELDSLTLDKDVAAFRSRLEDRFGPVPPETEELLRIVPLRRLAARLGAEKIFLKGGRMTLFFVSNPDSPFYQSQAFGKVIDYMMKYTRRCDLREQNGKRSMLIKDVSNVETAVSVLQEIVALQPNGL, encoded by the coding sequence ATGACAATAACTGAGTTGCAACAACAATATGCTGCCCACCCCAATACGGCAGTAATGAAGCGCTTGTTGAAGGACACTTCTGTTCAAACTGTTTTTTGTGGAGGACTGTATGCGTCTGCTGCTTCCCTTTTTTCTTCTGTATTGGTGCAAGAGGGTGGTTGCCCGTTTGTGTTTATCTTGGGTGATCTTGAAGAAGCCGGGTATTTTTATCACGACCTGACACAGATATTAGGCTCGGAAACGGTGCTTTTTTTCCCGTCTTCTTTCCGGCGTTCCATCAAGTACGGACAGAAAGACGCAGCCAATGAGATTTTGCGTACGGAGGTGCTGAGCCGTCTGCAGAAAGGAGAGAAAGGATTGTGTATCGTCACTTATCCCGATGCGTTGGCTGAGAAAGTGGTATCCCGTAAGGAACTGAGCAATAAGACCTTGAAACTGAGTGTGGGTGAAAAGGTGGATACTACTTTTATAACGGATGTGTTGCATAGTTATGGTTTTGAATATGTGGATTATGTATATGAGCCGGGACAATATGCCGTTCGTGGCAGCATAATCGATGTTTTCTCTTTTGCTTCGGAATATCCTTATCGTATTGACTTTTTCGGTGATGAAGTAGAGAGTGTCCGTACCTTTGAGGTGGAGTCTCAGTTGTCCCGTGAGAAGAAAAAGGAAGTGTCTATCGTTCCGGATTTGGCAGTGACGGGAGAGGTAACCACTTCTTTTCTGGATTTTATTCCGAAAGAAACCGTGCTCGCCATGCGTGACTTTCTTTGGTTGCGCGAGCGAATCCAAGTGGTGCATGATGAGGCGTTGACTCCGCAGGCAATAGCCGTTCAGGAGGCCGAAGAGAATGGGGGAATTACGTTGGAGGGAAAATTGATCGATGGCAGTGAGTTTACTGTACGCGCTCTTGATTTCCGTCGGTTGGAATTTGGTAACAAGCCAACCGGAACGCCGGAAGCCAGTGTCTCTTTCAGTACATCCGCCCAGCCTATCTTTCATAAGAATTTCGATTTGGTGGCTTCCTCTTTCAAAGAGTATCTGGAGAAAGGTTATCTGCTTTATATATGTAGCGACAGCACGAAGCAAACGGATCGTATCAAGGCTATTTTTGAGGATCGTGGTGATAAGATACAATTTACTCCTGTTGAGCGTACCATTCACGAAGGGTTCGTTGATAATACGTTGAGGCTGTGTGTGTTTACAGACCATCAGTTATTCGACCGTTTCCATAAGTATAATCTGAAGAGTGATAAAGCCCGTTCGGGAAAGGTGGCCCTTTCCTTGAAAGAATTGAACCAGTTTACTCCGGGCGATTATGTGGTGCATACGGATCATGGTATCGGACGTTTCTCCGGTCTGGTGCGTATTCCGAATGGAGATACTACGCAAGAAGTCCTGAAACTGGTTTTTCAGAATGATGATGTGGTATTTGTTTCTATCCATTCTTTGCACAAAGTTTCCAAATACAAAGGAAAAGAGGGAGAGGCTCCCCGACTTAATAAATTGGGCACGGGTGCGTGGGAGAAACTGAAAGAGCGTACAAAGAGTAAGATAAAAGATATTGCCCGTGATCTGATTAAGCTGTATTCGCAGCGCCGCCAGGAAAAGGGCTTCTCTTATAGTCCGGATAGTTTCTTGCAGCGTGAGCTGGAAGCTTCCTTTATTTATGAAGATACGCCGGACCAGAGCAAAGCGACAATTGATGTCAAGGCGGATATGGAGAGTGATCGTCCGATGGATCGTCTGGTCTGTGGGGATGTGGGATTTGGAAAGACGGAGGTTGCCATCCGTGCGGCTTTCAAGGCGGTTGCCGATAATAAGCAGGTGGCTGTGCTTGTGCCGACTACGGTGCTTGCTTACCAGCATTTCCAAACATTCCGCGACCGCTTGAAAGGATTGCCTTGCAGGGTGGAATATTTGAGTCGTGCACGTACGGCCGCACAATCTAAAGCTGTGTTGAAAGGATTGAAGGAGGGGGATGTCAATATACTGATAGGTACTCACCGTATCTTGGGAAAAGATGTCCAATTTAAAGACTTGGGATTGCTGATTGTTGATGAAGAACAGAAATTCGGAGTCTCTGTAAAGGAAAAGTTGCGGCAGCTGAAAGTGAACGTGGATACATTGACAATGACCGCTACTCCGATTCCCCGTACGCTTCAGTTCTCGCTGATGGGGGCGCGCGATCTGAGTGTTATCTCTACGCCTCCGCCTAACCGTTATCCGATTCAGACAGAGGTGCATACCTTTAATGAGGAGGTGATTACGGATGCGATTAATTTTGAAATGAGCCGTAACGGCCAGGTGTTTTTTGTCAATAACCGGATAGCTAATTTGCCGGAACTGAAAGCGATGATTGAGCGTCACATTCCGGATTGCCGTGTGGCTATCGGTCACGGACAGATGGAACCGGCGCAATTGGAAAAGATTATTCTGGATTTTGTCAATTATGATTATGATGTCCTTTTGGCGACTACCATTATTGAGAGCGGTATTGATATCCCGAATGCAAATACGATTATAATCAATCAAGCGCAGAATTTCGGCTTGAGCGATCTTCATCAGATGCGTGGGCGGGTAGGACGTAGCAATAAAAAAGCGTTCTGTTATCTGTTGGCTCCTCCGTTAAGCAGTCTTACCGCAGAGGGAAAGCGGCGCCTTCAAGCGATTGAGAACTTTAGTGATTTGGGAAGCGGTATCCACATTGCCATGCAGGATTTGGATATTCGCGGAGCCGGTAATCTGTTGGGGGCGGAACAAAGCGGATTTGTTGCCGACTTGGGATATGAGACGTATCAGAAGATTCTCAGTGAAGCTGTTCATGAACTGAAGAACGATGAATTTGCAGATTTGTATGCGGAGGAAATCAAAGGGGAAGGGCAGATCAGCGGTGAAGGATTTGTGGATGAATGTCAGGTGGAAAGTGATTTGGAATTGTTATTACCGGCGAATTATGTGACCGGTAGCAGTGAGCGTATGTTGCTTTATCGCGAATTGGACAGTCTGACATTGGACAAAGACGTAGCAGCTTTCCGTTCTCGTTTGGAAGACCGCTTCGGCCCTGTTCCGCCGGAAACGGAAGAATTGCTCCGTATCGTTCCTCTGCGTCGGTTGGCGGCACGTTTGGGAGCGGAGAAGATATTCTTGAAGGGTGGACGCATGACATTGTTCTTTGTCTCCAATCCGGATAGCCCGTTCTATCAGAGCCAGGCTTTCGGAAAGGTGATTGATTATATGATGAAGTATACCCGCCGTTGCGATCTTCGCGAGCAGAACGGGAAACGGAGTATGCTGATTAAAGATGTGTCGAATGTGGAGACAGCGGTTAGCGTATTGCAGGAGATTGTTGCGTTACAACCGAATGGGCTTTAG
- a CDS encoding type II toxin-antitoxin system RelE/ParE family toxin, translating into MAGLKIVWTETATIVLRQILTFYYVRNGNSKYSRSIYTMINDVLKLVAKYPYMYKATSIPNVRVFHCDYFKVYYRVLEGQILVEAVFDTRQDPGKAPF; encoded by the coding sequence ATGGCTGGATTAAAGATTGTGTGGACGGAAACTGCTACAATCGTTTTGCGACAGATTCTTACTTTTTATTATGTTAGAAATGGAAATTCAAAATATAGCCGTTCCATCTATACAATGATAAACGATGTGCTAAAGTTAGTTGCCAAATACCCATATATGTATAAAGCTACCTCTATACCTAACGTACGTGTTTTTCATTGTGATTACTTTAAGGTGTATTATAGGGTGCTTGAAGGACAGATTCTTGTGGAAGCTGTTTTTGATACTAGACAGGATCCGGGTAAAGCCCCTTTTTAA
- a CDS encoding YgiQ family radical SAM protein: MKEYRLTDWLPTTKKEIELRGWNELDIILFSADAYVDHPSFGAAVIGRILEAEGLKIAIVPQPNWRDDLRDFKKLGRPRLFFGISGGCMDSMVNKYTANKRLRSEDAYTPDGRPDMRPDYPSTVYSQILKRLYPDVPVILGGIEASMRRLSHYDYWQDKVQKSILCDSGADLLIYGMGEKPIVELTRKIKGLLPTEDTVCTVNDLKTIIGTIPQTAYLCRASEWTSDTEDIQLYSHEECLADKKKQASNFRHIEEESNKYAASRITQAVGNKVVVVNPPYPPMSQEEIDRSFDLPYTRMPHPKYKGKRIPAYDMIKFSINIHRGCFGGCAFCTISAHQGKFIVSRSKESILREVKEITQLPDFKGYLSDLGGPSANMYQMKGKDESICKKCKRPSCIHPKVCPNLNSDHRPLLDIYHAVDALPGIKKSFIGSGVRYDLLLHRSKDEAINRSTAEYTRELIVKHVSGRLKVAPEHTSERVLSVMRKPPFEQFETFKRIFDRINKEENLRQQLIPYFISSHPGCKEEDMAELAVITKRLDFHLEQVQDFTPTPMTVATEAWYTGYHPYTLEPIFSAKTQREKLAQRQFFFWYKPEERKNIINELRRIGRGDLIDKLYGKKR; this comes from the coding sequence ATGAAAGAATATCGATTGACTGACTGGTTACCTACTACCAAAAAAGAAATAGAACTTCGCGGATGGAATGAACTGGACATCATCCTTTTCAGTGCGGATGCGTACGTAGATCACCCTTCTTTTGGTGCAGCCGTTATCGGCCGCATTCTCGAAGCGGAAGGTTTGAAAATAGCCATTGTACCCCAACCTAACTGGCGCGATGACTTGCGCGATTTCAAGAAGTTGGGGCGTCCGCGCCTGTTCTTTGGCATTTCCGGCGGGTGCATGGACTCGATGGTAAACAAATATACCGCCAACAAACGATTGCGTAGCGAAGATGCGTATACACCGGACGGGCGCCCGGATATGCGACCGGACTATCCTTCTACTGTTTACAGTCAGATTCTCAAGAGACTTTATCCGGATGTTCCTGTCATCTTGGGAGGAATTGAAGCCAGCATGAGGCGGTTAAGCCATTATGATTATTGGCAGGATAAGGTACAGAAAAGCATTTTATGCGATAGTGGAGCGGACTTGCTTATTTATGGAATGGGCGAAAAGCCGATTGTCGAATTAACCCGTAAAATAAAAGGTTTGCTGCCGACGGAAGACACTGTATGCACTGTCAACGATTTAAAAACAATCATCGGAACGATTCCCCAGACAGCCTATCTTTGCCGTGCCTCTGAGTGGACTTCCGATACGGAAGATATACAGCTCTATTCGCATGAGGAATGCCTGGCAGACAAAAAGAAACAGGCAAGCAATTTCCGGCATATTGAAGAAGAGTCCAATAAATATGCGGCTTCACGCATCACGCAAGCTGTCGGAAACAAAGTCGTAGTCGTCAATCCTCCTTATCCCCCGATGAGCCAGGAAGAAATTGACCGTTCTTTCGATTTACCCTATACCCGTATGCCTCATCCCAAATATAAAGGGAAGCGGATTCCGGCATACGATATGATAAAATTCTCCATCAATATCCATCGGGGATGTTTTGGCGGGTGTGCATTCTGCACCATTTCCGCACATCAAGGAAAATTCATCGTCAGCCGCAGCAAAGAATCCATTCTGAGGGAGGTAAAAGAAATAACTCAGTTGCCGGACTTTAAAGGATACTTAAGCGATTTGGGTGGTCCTTCCGCCAATATGTATCAGATGAAAGGGAAAGACGAGTCTATCTGTAAGAAATGCAAGCGTCCGTCCTGTATCCATCCGAAAGTCTGCCCGAACCTGAACTCAGACCATCGTCCGTTATTGGATATTTATCACGCGGTAGATGCCTTGCCCGGCATTAAGAAATCATTTATAGGCAGCGGGGTACGTTATGACTTATTATTGCATCGGAGTAAAGATGAGGCCATCAACCGCAGTACCGCCGAATATACCCGCGAATTGATTGTCAAGCACGTTAGCGGCCGACTGAAAGTTGCTCCGGAACATACAAGTGAACGGGTATTATCCGTAATGCGCAAACCTCCTTTCGAGCAGTTTGAAACATTCAAAAGGATATTCGACCGAATCAATAAAGAGGAGAACCTGCGTCAACAACTGATTCCGTATTTTATTTCCTCGCATCCCGGATGCAAAGAAGAAGATATGGCGGAACTTGCCGTTATTACCAAACGGCTGGATTTTCATTTGGAACAAGTGCAGGACTTCACCCCTACTCCTATGACAGTAGCCACGGAAGCATGGTACACCGGATACCATCCCTACACGCTGGAACCGATATTCAGCGCCAAGACTCAACGGGAAAAACTGGCACAACGTCAATTCTTCTTCTGGTACAAGCCGGAAGAACGGAAAAATATCATTAATGAATTGAGACGTATCGGACGGGGGGATTTAATAGATAAGTTATACGGAAAAAAGAGATAG
- a CDS encoding sulfurtransferase TusA family protein, protein MITVNTCGITAYSPLIPAIKAMCNASPGETLEIIMNHADAFQDLKEYLSEQGIGFREIYDGEQMTVQFTV, encoded by the coding sequence ATGATTACAGTAAATACTTGCGGAATCACAGCCTATAGTCCGCTGATTCCTGCAATAAAAGCGATGTGTAATGCGTCTCCCGGTGAAACACTGGAGATTATCATGAACCATGCCGATGCGTTCCAGGACCTGAAGGAATATCTGTCCGAACAAGGCATCGGTTTCCGCGAAATTTATGACGGAGAACAAATGACAGTACAGTTCACCGTATAA
- a CDS encoding golvesin C-terminal-like domain-containing protein encodes MKIIVFFLCLTLGVNFLSAQDIERNVKERLTDYFGRYTATAKISTPKLKSIDIDYERKTIAIHASESFAYQPFRPETVEAVYNQVKELLPGPVHYYRLTIFADGKPIEELIPNIYRNKKKDKERMSLKTDYKGAAWVKNISRPNEISRGLQDRHIAIWQSHGNYFKNDKNEWGWQRPRLFCTTEDLFTQSFVLPYVIPMLENAGAIVYTPRERDTQKNEIIVDNDTPNASLYLEVGSKKAHWAAAPIKGFAQKKAIYRDGENPFTDGTCRFIPTERKKKNKDQAFAEWVPTLPAKGEYAVYVSYRTLPNSVSDAKYLVFHNGGVTEFKVNQKIGGGTWVYLGTFEFDKGNNNYGMVVLSNESSEHGVVCADAVRFGGGMGNITRGGKTSGLPRYLEGARYSAQWAGMPYEVYAGRKGENDYADDINTRSNTINYLSGGSVYNPQQPGLGIPLEMTMALHSDAGCSKTDELIGSLGIYTTDFNNGKLNTGIDRYASRDLADILLTQIQKDIYSSHNLSWTRRSMWNRNYSETRLPATPSTIIELLSHQNFADMQLGHDPNFKFTVGRAIYKGILQFVAGQHDKEYVVQPLPVSNFAIRFGKKKNTLELSWKGENDPQEPTAQPREYIVYTRIGYGGFDNGTLVSKTSHTVKIEPGLVYSFKVTAVNRGGESFPSEILSAYKAKRERERVLIINGFDRVSGPAVINTFDKAGFDLEQDPGVPYLSNISFSGAQIGFDRAQAGKEGEGSLGYSGRELEGMKIAGNTFDYPFVHGKAIQAAGKYSFVSCSDEAVENGTVTLEDYPVVDYILGMEKEDPAHKVYYKTFSSVMQRFITSYCQSGGNLFVSGAYVGSDMSGTQGNREFTEKILKYGYQNSMTDKSSNRINGLGRTITIPRTPNETSYAVPAPDCIVPVDTAFPVFTYVPGNQSAGIAYKGNYRTFVLGFPFESIQSEADRATIMAGILGFFTQR; translated from the coding sequence ATGAAGATAATAGTGTTTTTCCTATGCCTTACATTGGGAGTTAATTTCCTTTCTGCTCAGGACATTGAAAGGAATGTAAAAGAACGATTGACAGATTATTTCGGCAGATATACCGCAACGGCGAAAATCAGTACGCCTAAGCTGAAAAGTATTGATATAGATTATGAACGCAAAACGATTGCTATCCATGCTTCGGAGAGTTTTGCTTATCAGCCTTTTCGACCGGAGACTGTAGAAGCTGTTTACAATCAAGTGAAGGAGCTGCTTCCGGGGCCTGTCCACTACTATCGACTCACGATCTTTGCAGATGGAAAGCCCATTGAGGAACTTATCCCGAATATTTATCGGAACAAGAAAAAGGATAAGGAACGGATGTCCTTGAAAACCGATTATAAAGGCGCAGCGTGGGTAAAGAACATTTCACGGCCCAATGAAATATCACGAGGATTGCAAGACCGACATATCGCAATCTGGCAAAGTCACGGCAATTATTTCAAGAACGATAAGAATGAATGGGGATGGCAACGCCCCCGTCTGTTTTGCACAACGGAAGATCTGTTCACACAGTCGTTTGTCCTTCCGTACGTAATCCCGATGTTGGAAAACGCAGGCGCAATCGTCTACACTCCCCGCGAACGGGATACTCAGAAAAATGAGATCATTGTGGACAACGATACACCTAATGCTTCTCTTTATCTGGAAGTAGGAAGCAAAAAAGCACATTGGGCTGCTGCTCCGATAAAAGGATTCGCTCAAAAGAAGGCGATTTATAGAGATGGAGAAAATCCCTTCACAGACGGGACCTGCCGCTTTATTCCGACCGAAAGAAAGAAGAAGAATAAAGACCAGGCTTTCGCCGAATGGGTGCCTACCCTACCGGCAAAAGGAGAATACGCGGTTTATGTCTCTTACCGGACATTGCCTAATAGCGTGAGCGACGCCAAATATCTTGTTTTCCACAATGGAGGGGTGACCGAATTCAAAGTGAATCAAAAGATAGGCGGAGGCACTTGGGTTTATCTGGGCACATTCGAGTTTGACAAAGGCAATAACAATTACGGCATGGTAGTGCTAAGCAACGAGAGTAGCGAGCATGGCGTAGTATGCGCAGATGCGGTACGTTTCGGAGGAGGAATGGGAAATATTACGCGAGGAGGAAAAACAAGCGGTTTGCCCCGTTATCTGGAAGGGGCACGCTACTCTGCCCAATGGGCGGGAATGCCATACGAGGTATATGCGGGGCGGAAAGGTGAAAACGATTATGCGGATGACATCAATACACGCTCCAACACAATTAATTATTTATCCGGAGGTTCTGTCTATAATCCGCAACAACCCGGTTTAGGTATTCCTTTGGAAATGACAATGGCGCTGCATAGCGATGCGGGATGCAGCAAAACGGATGAGCTGATCGGCTCATTGGGAATATACACCACTGATTTTAATAATGGAAAACTGAACACAGGAATCGACCGGTATGCCTCACGGGATTTGGCCGATATTCTACTCACTCAGATTCAGAAAGATATATATTCAAGTCATAATCTGTCTTGGACACGACGCAGTATGTGGAACCGCAATTACAGCGAGACGCGTCTTCCGGCTACTCCTTCAACCATTATCGAATTACTTTCCCATCAGAACTTTGCCGATATGCAGTTGGGACATGATCCGAATTTCAAGTTTACGGTGGGACGTGCCATCTATAAAGGTATCTTGCAGTTTGTTGCCGGCCAGCATGACAAAGAATATGTAGTGCAACCTCTTCCTGTCAGCAATTTTGCTATCCGCTTCGGAAAGAAAAAGAATACGTTGGAGCTTTCGTGGAAAGGTGAAAACGATCCGCAAGAACCCACCGCACAGCCACGTGAATACATTGTATACACACGCATTGGCTATGGTGGTTTCGACAACGGTACATTAGTCAGCAAGACGTCCCATACCGTCAAAATAGAACCGGGACTCGTTTATTCCTTTAAAGTAACTGCCGTAAACCGGGGTGGTGAAAGCTTCCCGTCCGAGATACTCTCTGCTTATAAGGCCAAACGCGAACGGGAAAGAGTATTGATAATCAATGGATTCGACAGAGTCAGCGGACCGGCTGTCATTAATACGTTTGACAAAGCAGGATTCGACCTGGAACAAGATCCCGGAGTTCCTTATTTATCAAACATCTCATTCAGTGGGGCGCAAATAGGATTCGATCGGGCACAGGCCGGGAAAGAAGGAGAAGGCAGTCTGGGATATAGCGGGCGCGAGTTGGAAGGAATGAAAATAGCAGGTAACACATTCGACTATCCTTTCGTTCATGGAAAAGCGATTCAAGCCGCCGGCAAATATAGTTTCGTGTCATGCAGCGACGAGGCTGTGGAAAACGGTACAGTCACACTGGAAGATTATCCGGTTGTGGACTACATTTTGGGAATGGAGAAAGAAGATCCGGCCCATAAAGTATACTACAAAACATTTTCTTCGGTCATGCAACGGTTCATCACCAGTTATTGCCAGTCGGGAGGAAATCTATTTGTCAGTGGTGCATACGTGGGAAGCGATATGAGTGGAACACAGGGGAACCGGGAATTTACGGAGAAGATCTTAAAATACGGTTATCAAAACAGCATGACGGACAAGAGCTCAAACCGCATTAACGGGTTGGGACGTACGATTACCATACCGAGAACGCCTAATGAAACCAGCTATGCCGTCCCTGCTCCCGACTGTATCGTTCCGGTAGATACGGCATTTCCTGTCTTTACATACGTTCCCGGCAACCAAAGCGCAGGTATCGCTTATAAAGGAAACTACCGTACCTTCGTATTGGGATTTCCTTTTGAAAGCATACAATCGGAAGCCGACCGGGCAACTATCATGGCAGGTATACTGGGATTCTTTACGCAGAGATAA